The following proteins are co-located in the candidate division Zixibacteria bacterium HGW-Zixibacteria-1 genome:
- a CDS encoding sodium:alanine symporter family protein gives MDQLLNILDKIDNAVWGLPLILILVGTGVLLTVRNYLVQIRGFKHGIELISGKYDKPEYKGEISHFQALSAALSATIGTGNIAGVATAIAVGGPGALFWMWVTAAFGMAVKFTSCTLAVMYRRIDPDGYVRGGPMYFIELGMGTNWRFLAYMFAGFTAVAALGIGNMVQANSVADGLVNLIGYKGTATGQLFRLGVGVVIAAAVGMVIVGGIKRIGKVASRLVPFMVIVYIGSALIVLVMSYEMILPALKLIITEAFTPTSEIGGFAGSTVWLTMQQGFRRGVFSNESGLGSAPMAHAAAKVNEPVREGLVAMLGPFIDTLVICTMTGLVIVVSGQWMSGLDGTPLTAESFEILLPSWGKSMVSLGLILFAFSTIISWSYYGEKGIEYILGRKSALPYKWVYLIFLPIGASLQLKIVWTFADIANGLMALPNLIALVALSGVVAAATKKYFRELRAGKQRD, from the coding sequence ATGGATCAATTATTAAATATTCTGGATAAAATCGACAACGCCGTCTGGGGACTCCCTCTTATTCTCATTCTGGTCGGCACCGGCGTCTTATTGACCGTCCGCAATTATCTGGTTCAGATACGCGGCTTCAAGCACGGCATCGAGCTGATTTCCGGTAAATATGACAAGCCCGAATATAAGGGAGAGATCTCGCACTTCCAGGCGCTCTCGGCGGCGCTTTCGGCGACGATCGGGACCGGAAATATCGCGGGGGTGGCGACCGCTATCGCGGTCGGGGGGCCGGGTGCCCTTTTCTGGATGTGGGTAACGGCCGCCTTCGGAATGGCCGTAAAATTTACGTCATGTACGCTGGCGGTCATGTATCGCCGGATAGACCCTGACGGATATGTCCGCGGCGGCCCCATGTATTTTATTGAACTGGGCATGGGGACGAACTGGCGCTTTCTGGCCTATATGTTTGCCGGTTTTACCGCGGTGGCCGCGCTCGGTATCGGCAATATGGTTCAGGCGAATTCGGTGGCCGACGGACTCGTGAACCTGATCGGATACAAAGGCACCGCGACCGGGCAGTTGTTCCGGCTCGGCGTCGGTGTCGTCATTGCGGCCGCAGTCGGCATGGTCATTGTCGGCGGTATCAAGCGAATCGGCAAAGTGGCCAGCCGCCTGGTGCCGTTTATGGTTATTGTCTATATCGGGTCGGCGCTGATCGTTCTGGTCATGTCATATGAGATGATATTGCCGGCTCTCAAACTGATCATTACCGAAGCCTTCACACCGACCTCGGAGATCGGCGGGTTCGCCGGATCAACCGTTTGGCTGACCATGCAGCAGGGATTCCGGCGCGGTGTCTTCTCCAACGAATCCGGCCTGGGTTCGGCCCCGATGGCTCATGCCGCCGCCAAAGTGAATGAACCGGTGAGGGAGGGACTGGTGGCGATGCTTGGGCCGTTCATCGATACGCTCGTTATCTGCACCATGACCGGCCTGGTGATTGTCGTTTCGGGACAGTGGATGAGCGGCCTTGATGGAACCCCCCTGACGGCGGAATCGTTCGAGATCCTGCTACCGTCATGGGGAAAATCGATGGTCTCACTGGGGCTGATCCTGTTTGCTTTTTCGACAATTATAAGCTGGTCGTATTATGGAGAGAAGGGAATCGAATACATTCTGGGCCGCAAGTCGGCCCTTCCGTATAAATGGGTTTATCTGATTTTTCTCCCGATCGGGGCGTCGCTTCAGTTGAAAATTGTCTGGACCTTTGCCGACATTGCCAACGGTCTGATGGCCCTGCCCAACCTGATCGCTCTGGTCGCTCTCTCCGGTGTTGTTGCCGCCGCCACCAAAAAATATTTCCGTGAACTGCGGGCCGGCAAGCAACGCGATTAA